Proteins found in one Salvia hispanica cultivar TCC Black 2014 unplaced genomic scaffold, UniMelb_Shisp_WGS_1.0 HiC_scaffold_1408, whole genome shotgun sequence genomic segment:
- the LOC125198388 gene encoding uncharacterized protein LOC125198388 isoform X3 — MLWFGDSLSKVMPWIKEHILEFWMVILISGTSSGFRLIGDKSGGDQVTKKRTRGGLVFSTLSVQFSTRNRKETEFGRPVISVFYCICKYH; from the exons ATGCTCTGGTTTGGAGATTCTTTATCCAAAGTAATGCCATGGATCAAGGAacatattttggaattttggatGGTGATCTTGATCTCAGGCACTAGCTCTGGCTTTAGACTTATTGGTGACAAATCTGGGGGTGATCAAGTTACCAAGAAACGAACAAGAGGGGGCCTCGTATTCAGCACTTTATCAG TTCAATTCTCCACCAGAAATAGGAAAGAAACAGAATTCGGGAGGCCCGTCATCTCAG